One Ornithorhynchus anatinus isolate Pmale09 chromosome 2, mOrnAna1.pri.v4, whole genome shotgun sequence DNA segment encodes these proteins:
- the CHRNA10 gene encoding neuronal acetylcholine receptor subunit alpha-10, translating into MPPGPQPGLRESPSGPCSQPSLGWISASLGGRPGCGSNLPVTQASSLACGWCCCQKVGSTLLWGPGSRVGAPGSRRLPTAGCLGAEGRLAHQLLRDLFANYTSALRPVADTDHTLNVTLEVTLSQIIDMDERNQVLTLYLWIRQEWGDAHLRWAPEDYGGIDSIRIPSSLVWRPDIVLYNKADTKESGPADTNVVLGHDGQVRWDAPAITRSSCRVDVALFPFDRQRCRLTFGSWTHSGHHVDVRARGASARLDDFVENVEWRVLSMAAHRSVVTYGCCSEPYPDVTYTLQLQRRAAFYVSNLLLPCVLISLLAPLAFLLPAASGEKVSLGVTVLLALTVFQLLVAETMPPAESVPLIGKYYIVTMTMVTASTALTIFIMNLHYCGPGARPVPAWARALILDRLARLLCMREPEGDPSEPQSARDPETVGAGGQGPCGQPHCPCHQVDVRRHVADIARCFRSHQVAQRRSREWRRVARVVDRFFMWVFSAMVLAMSLLVLGRGL; encoded by the exons ATGCCCCCTGGGCCGCAGCCTGGGCTGCGGGAGAGCCCATCGGGTCCCTGTTCCCAGCCAAGTTTGGGCTGGATCTCGGCCAGCTTGGGGGGAAGACCAGGATGTGGGTCCAACCTGCCCGTCACTCAAGCCTCCTCTCTGGCTTGTGGCTGGTGCTGCTGCCAG AAAGTAGGCAGCACCCTCCTTTGGGGGCCAGGGAGCAGGGTTGGGGCCCCTGGATCCCGCCGTCTCCCCACTGCAGGCTGCCTGGGGGCAGAGGGCCGGTTGGCGCACCAGCTGCTCCGGGATCTGTTCGCCAACTACACCAGCGCTCTGCGGCCCGTGGCGGACACGGACCACACCCTGAACGTGACCCTGGAGGTCACTCTGTCCCAGATCATCGACATG GATGAGCGGAACCAGGTGCTGACTCTGTACCTGTGGATCCgccaggagtggggagacgcCCACCTGCGCTGGGCCCCGGAGGACTATGGGGGCATCGATTCCATCCGCATTCCCAGCAGCCTGGTCTGGCGCCCAGACATCGTGCTCTACAACAA GGCGGACACAAAGGAGTCAGGCCCGGCGGACACCAACGTGGTCCTGGGCCACGACGGGCAGGTCAGGTGGGACGCCCCGGCCATCACCCGCAGCTCCTGCCGCGTGGATGTGGCCCTGTTCCCCTTCGACCGGCAACGCTGCCGCCTGACCTTCGGCTCCTGGACCCACAGCGGCCACCACGTGGACGTGCGGGCCCGGGGCGCCTCGGCCAGGCTGGACGACTTCGTGGAGAACGTGGAGTGGCGGGTGCTGTCCATGGCGGCCCATCGCAGCGTGGTCACCTACGGCTGCTGCTCGGAGCCGTACCCGGACGTCACCTACACCCTGCAGCTGCAGCGCCGCGCCGCCTTCTACGTCAGCAACCTGCTCCTGCCATGCGTGCTCATCTCCCTGCTGGCGCCGCTCGCCTTCCTACTGCCCGCCGCCTCCGGGGAGAAGGTCTCCCTGGGCGTCACCGTGCTGCTGGCCCTCACCGTCTTCCAGCTGCTCGTGGCCGAGACCATGCCGCCCGCCGAGAGCGTGCCGCTCATTG GGAAGTACTACATCGTCACCATGACCATGGTCACGGCCTCCACGgcgctcaccatcttcatcatgAACCTGCACTACTGCGGGCCTGGGGCCCGGCCGGTGCCAGCCTGGGCCCGTGCCCTGATCCTGGACCGCCTGGCCCGGCTGTTGTGCATGCGTGAGCCCGAGGGCGACCCCAGTGAGCCCCAGTCGGCCCGGGACCCCGAaacggtgggggcgggagggcagggaccatgtggaCAGCCACACTGCCCCTGTCATCAGGTGGATGTCCGGCGCCATGTAGCCGACATCGCCCGCTGCTTCCGCAGCCACCAGGTGGCACAGAGACGCAGCAGGGAGTGGCGGCGGGTGGCCAGGGTGGTGGACCGCTTCTTCATGTGGGTCTTTTCGGCCATGGTCCTGGCCATGAGCCTGCTCGTCTTGGGCCGAGGCTTGTGA
- the ART1 gene encoding GPI-linked NAD(P)(+)--arginine ADP-ribosyltransferase 1 isoform X3 — MGAKPMTAAEQPWLPLLLLTATVTQTLQAANPFLPRVTTLDMAPASFDDQYIGCARDMEHELAALNQTEFAASRTYAEAWEAASARWREHLSGGGGRPPWPPGFRDEHAVAVLAYTANGPLHREFNAAVREAGRSRAYYLRYFPFKTLHFLLTQALALLGARQNPQCRRVYRGVAGVRFRTGAEPGGAVRFGHFASSSLHEEAALQFGQDSFFSIRTCHGADIRAFSFFPGEEEVLIPPYERFRVVNASTGPHGLNHIHLQSLDKTSTYNCEYIKAAATGSKAFQWSHLPLFWSVWLVLSPLEPF; from the exons ATGGGGGCCAAGCCGATGACCGCTGCAGAGCAACCGTGGCTGCCGCTGCTCCTCCTCACTGCCACCGTCACGCAGACCCTCCAG GCCgccaaccccttcctcccccgcgtGACCACGCTGGACATGGCTCCGGCCTCCTTTGACGACCAGTACATCGGCTGCGCTCGGGACATGGAGCACGAGCTGGCCGCCCTGAACCAGACTGAGTTCGCCGCCAGCCGCACCTACGCCGAGGCCTGGGAGGCGGCCTCGGCCCGCTGGCGGGAGCACCtgagcggaggaggagggaggcctccCTGGCCCCCGGGCTTCCGGGATGAGCACGCGGTGGCCGTCCTGGCCTACACCGCCAACGGGCCCCTGCACCGGGAGTTCAACGCCGCCGTGCGAGAGGCCGGCCGCTCCCGGGCCTACTACCTGCGCTATTTCCCCTTCAAGACCCTCCACTTTCTGCTGACCCAGGCTCTGGCTCTGCTGGGGGCGCGGCAGAACCCCCAGTGCCGCCGGGTGTACCGGGGCGTGGCCGGGGTGCGATTCCGGACCGGGGCCGAGCCCGGGGGGGCAGTTCGTTTCGGCCActtcgcctcctcctccctgcacgAAGAGGCCGCCCTCCAGTTCGGCCAggactccttcttctccatccggACCTGCCACGGAGCCGACATCCgcgccttctccttcttccccggaGAGGAGGAGGTGCTCATCCCCCCCTACGAGAGGTTCCGGGTCGTCAACGCCAGCACCGGGCCCCACGGCCTCAACCACATCCACCTGCAGTCTCTGGACAAGACCAGCACCTACAACTGCGAGTACATCAAAG cAGCAGCCACGGGGAGCAAGGCCTTTCAGTGGTCACACCTACCCCTGTTCTGGAGCGTCTGGTTGGTACTGAGCCCCTTGGAACCTTTCTGA
- the ART1 gene encoding GPI-linked NAD(P)(+)--arginine ADP-ribosyltransferase 1 isoform X1, with protein sequence MGAKPMTAAEQPWLPLLLLTATVTQTLQAANPFLPRVTTLDMAPASFDDQYIGCARDMEHELAALNQTEFAASRTYAEAWEAASARWREHLSGGGGRPPWPPGFRDEHAVAVLAYTANGPLHREFNAAVREAGRSRAYYLRYFPFKTLHFLLTQALALLGARQNPQCRRVYRGVAGVRFRTGAEPGGAVRFGHFASSSLHEEAALQFGQDSFFSIRTCHGADIRAFSFFPGEEEVLIPPYERFRVVNASTGPHGLNHIHLQSLDKTSTYNCEYIKDKRCTSWRCRLNDSAAATGSKAFQWSHLPLFWSVWLVLSPLEPF encoded by the exons ATGGGGGCCAAGCCGATGACCGCTGCAGAGCAACCGTGGCTGCCGCTGCTCCTCCTCACTGCCACCGTCACGCAGACCCTCCAG GCCgccaaccccttcctcccccgcgtGACCACGCTGGACATGGCTCCGGCCTCCTTTGACGACCAGTACATCGGCTGCGCTCGGGACATGGAGCACGAGCTGGCCGCCCTGAACCAGACTGAGTTCGCCGCCAGCCGCACCTACGCCGAGGCCTGGGAGGCGGCCTCGGCCCGCTGGCGGGAGCACCtgagcggaggaggagggaggcctccCTGGCCCCCGGGCTTCCGGGATGAGCACGCGGTGGCCGTCCTGGCCTACACCGCCAACGGGCCCCTGCACCGGGAGTTCAACGCCGCCGTGCGAGAGGCCGGCCGCTCCCGGGCCTACTACCTGCGCTATTTCCCCTTCAAGACCCTCCACTTTCTGCTGACCCAGGCTCTGGCTCTGCTGGGGGCGCGGCAGAACCCCCAGTGCCGCCGGGTGTACCGGGGCGTGGCCGGGGTGCGATTCCGGACCGGGGCCGAGCCCGGGGGGGCAGTTCGTTTCGGCCActtcgcctcctcctccctgcacgAAGAGGCCGCCCTCCAGTTCGGCCAggactccttcttctccatccggACCTGCCACGGAGCCGACATCCgcgccttctccttcttccccggaGAGGAGGAGGTGCTCATCCCCCCCTACGAGAGGTTCCGGGTCGTCAACGCCAGCACCGGGCCCCACGGCCTCAACCACATCCACCTGCAGTCTCTGGACAAGACCAGCACCTACAACTGCGAGTACATCAAAG ATAAGAGGTGCACGTCCTGGAGGTGCAGATTGAACGATTCGG cAGCAGCCACGGGGAGCAAGGCCTTTCAGTGGTCACACCTACCCCTGTTCTGGAGCGTCTGGTTGGTACTGAGCCCCTTGGAACCTTTCTGA
- the ART1 gene encoding GPI-linked NAD(P)(+)--arginine ADP-ribosyltransferase 1 isoform X2, translating into MGAKPMTAAEQPWLPLLLLTATVTQTLQAANPFLPRVTTLDMAPASFDDQYIGCARDMEHELAALNQTEFAASRTYAEAWEAASARWREHLSGGGGRPPWPPGFRDEHAVAVLAYTANGPLHREFNAAVREAGRSRAYYLRYFPFKTLHFLLTQALALLGARQNPQCRRVYRGVAGVRFRTGAEPGGAVRFGHFASSSLHEEAALQFGQDSFFSIRTCHGADIRAFSFFPGEEEVLIPPYERFRVVNASTGPHGLNHIHLQSLDKTSTYNCEYIKDKRCTSWRCRLNDSAATGSKAFQWSHLPLFWSVWLVLSPLEPF; encoded by the exons ATGGGGGCCAAGCCGATGACCGCTGCAGAGCAACCGTGGCTGCCGCTGCTCCTCCTCACTGCCACCGTCACGCAGACCCTCCAG GCCgccaaccccttcctcccccgcgtGACCACGCTGGACATGGCTCCGGCCTCCTTTGACGACCAGTACATCGGCTGCGCTCGGGACATGGAGCACGAGCTGGCCGCCCTGAACCAGACTGAGTTCGCCGCCAGCCGCACCTACGCCGAGGCCTGGGAGGCGGCCTCGGCCCGCTGGCGGGAGCACCtgagcggaggaggagggaggcctccCTGGCCCCCGGGCTTCCGGGATGAGCACGCGGTGGCCGTCCTGGCCTACACCGCCAACGGGCCCCTGCACCGGGAGTTCAACGCCGCCGTGCGAGAGGCCGGCCGCTCCCGGGCCTACTACCTGCGCTATTTCCCCTTCAAGACCCTCCACTTTCTGCTGACCCAGGCTCTGGCTCTGCTGGGGGCGCGGCAGAACCCCCAGTGCCGCCGGGTGTACCGGGGCGTGGCCGGGGTGCGATTCCGGACCGGGGCCGAGCCCGGGGGGGCAGTTCGTTTCGGCCActtcgcctcctcctccctgcacgAAGAGGCCGCCCTCCAGTTCGGCCAggactccttcttctccatccggACCTGCCACGGAGCCGACATCCgcgccttctccttcttccccggaGAGGAGGAGGTGCTCATCCCCCCCTACGAGAGGTTCCGGGTCGTCAACGCCAGCACCGGGCCCCACGGCCTCAACCACATCCACCTGCAGTCTCTGGACAAGACCAGCACCTACAACTGCGAGTACATCAAAG ATAAGAGGTGCACGTCCTGGAGGTGCAGATTGAACGATTCGG CAGCCACGGGGAGCAAGGCCTTTCAGTGGTCACACCTACCCCTGTTCTGGAGCGTCTGGTTGGTACTGAGCCCCTTGGAACCTTTCTGA
- the ART1 gene encoding GPI-linked NAD(P)(+)--arginine ADP-ribosyltransferase 1 isoform X4, whose amino-acid sequence MGAKPMTAAEQPWLPLLLLTATVTQTLQAANPFLPRVTTLDMAPASFDDQYIGCARDMEHELAALNQTEFAASRTYAEAWEAASARWREHLSGGGGRPPWPPGFRDEHAVAVLAYTANGPLHREFNAAVREAGRSRAYYLRYFPFKTLHFLLTQALALLGARQNPQCRRVYRGVAGVRFRTGAEPGGAVRFGHFASSSLHEEAALQFGQDSFFSIRTCHGADIRAFSFFPGEEEVLIPPYERFRVVNASTGPHGLNHIHLQSLDKTSTYNCEYIKAATGSKAFQWSHLPLFWSVWLVLSPLEPF is encoded by the exons ATGGGGGCCAAGCCGATGACCGCTGCAGAGCAACCGTGGCTGCCGCTGCTCCTCCTCACTGCCACCGTCACGCAGACCCTCCAG GCCgccaaccccttcctcccccgcgtGACCACGCTGGACATGGCTCCGGCCTCCTTTGACGACCAGTACATCGGCTGCGCTCGGGACATGGAGCACGAGCTGGCCGCCCTGAACCAGACTGAGTTCGCCGCCAGCCGCACCTACGCCGAGGCCTGGGAGGCGGCCTCGGCCCGCTGGCGGGAGCACCtgagcggaggaggagggaggcctccCTGGCCCCCGGGCTTCCGGGATGAGCACGCGGTGGCCGTCCTGGCCTACACCGCCAACGGGCCCCTGCACCGGGAGTTCAACGCCGCCGTGCGAGAGGCCGGCCGCTCCCGGGCCTACTACCTGCGCTATTTCCCCTTCAAGACCCTCCACTTTCTGCTGACCCAGGCTCTGGCTCTGCTGGGGGCGCGGCAGAACCCCCAGTGCCGCCGGGTGTACCGGGGCGTGGCCGGGGTGCGATTCCGGACCGGGGCCGAGCCCGGGGGGGCAGTTCGTTTCGGCCActtcgcctcctcctccctgcacgAAGAGGCCGCCCTCCAGTTCGGCCAggactccttcttctccatccggACCTGCCACGGAGCCGACATCCgcgccttctccttcttccccggaGAGGAGGAGGTGCTCATCCCCCCCTACGAGAGGTTCCGGGTCGTCAACGCCAGCACCGGGCCCCACGGCCTCAACCACATCCACCTGCAGTCTCTGGACAAGACCAGCACCTACAACTGCGAGTACATCAAAG CAGCCACGGGGAGCAAGGCCTTTCAGTGGTCACACCTACCCCTGTTCTGGAGCGTCTGGTTGGTACTGAGCCCCTTGGAACCTTTCTGA